A genomic segment from uncultured Marinifilum sp. encodes:
- the gcvH gene encoding glycine cleavage system protein GcvH produces the protein MNVPENLKYTKDHEWIRVEGEEAFIGVTDFAQSELGDIVFVEVETEGDELDKEEVFGTIEAVKTVSDLFMPVGGEVLEFNEKLEDAPELINSDPYGEGWIIKVKMADTAELEELLTAEAYKALL, from the coding sequence ATGAATGTACCTGAAAATTTGAAGTATACTAAAGATCACGAATGGATTCGCGTAGAAGGTGAAGAAGCTTTTATTGGAGTAACCGATTTTGCTCAAAGTGAACTTGGCGATATCGTTTTTGTTGAAGTTGAAACAGAAGGCGACGAACTAGATAAAGAAGAAGTATTCGGAACTATCGAAGCTGTTAAAACCGTTTCTGATCTATTTATGCCAGTTGGTGGTGAAGTTCTAGAATTTAACGAGAAGTTAGAAGATGCTCCTGAGCTAATTAACTCGGATCCTTATGGAGAAGGTTGGATTATTAAAGTGAAAATGGCCGATACAGCAGAATTAGAAGAACTTCTTACTGCAGAAGCTTACAAAGCATTGCTATAA
- the sprA gene encoding cell surface protein SprA — translation MKKLIKYTLALCFVLLCSVLKSNYSANAGNFSNDILVKNYQQTDTLNSTENKSRKIVNPRSPFFRDNPNAKNDSLRYPFDDENDNLEYDSQQHSPLYLKDPKNIQTSIHYDPESGNYILVKTVGGMDYRRPISMSAEEYEKYVAETSIRNYWLERSRNDGASSNNELVPEMKFGGQFVDKIFGSNSIKIKPQGSAELTFGINTTEVDNPTLPENLRKTTSFDFDEKIQMNVTGTVGEKLKMDVNYNTEATFDFENQMRLEYTGDEDEIIKKVEAGNVSMPISNTLITGGQNLFGVKTQMQFGKLSVTSVFSQQKGETSVIELENGAEENEYEISVDQYEANRHFFLSKYFYDHYDEALENLPVINSAIAINKVEVWVTNKTSNFQDSRNLVAFVDLAEDATNIYNTALFSQTGSENLPSNDLNNVYQQMTTSYAGIRDINQVTGTLSGLAPGFTSGTDYEKIENARKLSDSEYAINEKLGYISLNQALNADEVLAVSYEYTYRGQVFRVGEFTSDGVSAPQTLIMKLLKGTNLSPKMPTWKLMMKNIYNIGAYQVNSEDFVLNILYQNDQAGTNVNYLPEGNIKNEILLKVLNLDGLNSQLDVGADGMFDFIEGVTIYSSNGRVIFPEIEPFGSYLREKIGNNAIADKYVFEELYELSQNEAQQMAERNKYSLKGTYKSSTSSEISLNALNVEPGSVTVKAGGIELTENIDYTVDYTLGRVKIINQSLLESSTAITIESENNSLFNIQTKTLLGLQMDYEINDDFNLGATVMHLSEQPLTQKVNIGDEPIANTIWGLNGSYQTESMFLTRMIDKLPFIETKEPSKISVEGEFAQLSPGHNSAIGSSGTAYIDDFEGTQTSIDMKSLSSWVLASTPQNNSTQFPEGNLNNDLSYGYNRAKLAWYVIDPLFLRDNSSTPAHIKSDNDQQSNHFVREIYEEEIWPNKERASGVPTNISVLNLAYYPEEKGPYNYDVDGEPGISQGMNFDGTLKDPESRWGGIMRRIETNDFEAANIAYIEFWMMDPFVYDENHKGGDLYFNLGNVSEDVLRDSRKSFENGLPTDEDVTLVDSTVWGRVPLVQSLVNAFDNNTNSRKYQDVGLDGLSSEDELTYFNDYVQAISLSPDLGTGSGAYLNAINDPSSDDYHYFRGSDYDADEVGVLDRYKNYNGPEGNSPTSDLSSESYPTSATTLPDVEDINHDNTLSESEAYYQYRVHLEPSEMEVGNNFITDKVTSTVDLENGTEGSVNWYQFKIPVNEFENQFGNISDFTSIRFIRMFLKDFDEEVIMRFATLDLVRDDWRKYEQAINDDTDDVIVSDATFDIQAINIEENASKEPVNYVLPPGIDRVVDPSNPQLIQLNEQAILLKVNELENGKGKAAYKTLSMDIRKYGKLKMDVHAEEIDAYPLNDNELTAFIRLGSDYQDNYYEYEIPLKLTPGGVYDGDSDEDRLAVWPDENRFDFELKLFQTIKQLRNDAMRASGSIIDYTTVYDRTVEELSSDSDPIKDGHRVRIKGNPSLANVKTVMIGIKNPTEDITGMEDELPKSVEVWMNELRLTDFDEDGGWAANLRVTTKLADLGTVTWAGSKITSGFGGIEDGVNERYEDDIFQYDLSASLELGKFFPEKSGVKIPLYYAISEETISPEYNPLDPDIPLDVALDNADTKAERDSIKHISQEYTKRKSFNLTNVRIEKKEGKSKLLDVSNLSLTYSYNETYARDVNTVRDLEKNYRGVVSYNYTNRPKIVQPFKKVKTLQKPVFRLLKDFNFYYLPTQLSFRSDLQRYYHEIENRNIEEPGLKIDPSYDKDFIWYRYYDLKYNLTKGLKFDFSATNTSRIDEPDGIVDKDRDRDAYDIWKDSIWNNLMDGGRNIKYHHNFNLTYTLPINKIPLFNWTSLNARYAGAYDWNAGAVTADSIELGNTIRNSNNIQLNGQLKMVSLYNKIGFLKKINRKYDSNRKYKTKTKAYKKVNYEGKLEKLKAGVPVSIYHKLLTQDIAVKVYDKQGKEVKVKVKPVTGNRAKITASRSVEDVRVRVTGKVSEKDGIFTVIGEKFLRTLMSVRNISINYSEINSSTLYGYLPETNYFGGETFNGSKAPGFNFLVGRQDKNFARRAADNGWITTDETLNEPYVMTHTENLSVRSTIEPVKGLKIDLTANRNYSRNRSEYYVYDSDNASFSNENLVKSGNFSMSFMSLKSAFFTIGNTGDYSSEYFDKFLENRKVESLRLAQERYGASVESYALLDENGEETGFYEGYGTTSQEVLIPAFLKAYGSGGSGYNKLFPGIDKMMPNWRVTFEGLSKLPFIKRYFKSINLSHAYTSTYDVGSYNTNLTYESDMDGFSMIRDMSDNFLPLYEANSISINEQFNPLVNVDMIWKNNFSTSFEIKRTRNLILSLSNTQLTEVASNEVIFGLGYRFDNFGMIIGSGSRQKKFNSDLNLRGDLSIRKNSTIIRKIVDEVDQLTSGQKVVTLKLSADYVLSNRFNLRLYYDRIVNTPYVSLSYPTTTTEFGASIRFTLAN, via the coding sequence TTGAAAAAACTGATTAAATATACACTAGCCCTCTGTTTTGTATTACTGTGTAGTGTGCTAAAAAGCAACTACTCGGCAAATGCAGGTAATTTTTCTAATGATATTTTAGTAAAGAATTATCAGCAGACAGATACGTTAAACAGCACTGAAAATAAATCGCGGAAAATTGTTAATCCTCGTTCTCCTTTTTTTAGAGATAATCCAAATGCTAAAAATGATTCATTAAGATATCCTTTCGATGATGAAAATGATAATCTTGAGTATGATTCTCAGCAACATTCTCCTTTATATTTAAAAGATCCTAAAAATATTCAGACTTCTATCCATTACGATCCGGAAAGTGGAAATTATATTTTAGTAAAAACGGTGGGAGGTATGGATTATCGCAGGCCTATTTCTATGAGTGCAGAGGAATATGAAAAATATGTAGCAGAAACATCAATTAGAAATTATTGGCTGGAAAGAAGCAGAAACGATGGAGCTTCTTCCAATAATGAATTGGTTCCCGAAATGAAATTTGGTGGACAGTTTGTAGATAAGATATTTGGTAGTAATAGTATTAAAATAAAGCCTCAGGGATCGGCCGAGCTTACATTTGGTATAAATACAACAGAGGTAGATAACCCAACTTTACCAGAGAATTTAAGAAAAACAACAAGTTTCGATTTCGATGAAAAAATTCAGATGAATGTTACCGGTACGGTAGGAGAGAAACTGAAAATGGATGTTAACTACAATACCGAAGCAACATTCGATTTCGAAAACCAAATGCGCCTTGAGTATACTGGTGATGAAGATGAAATTATTAAGAAAGTAGAAGCTGGTAATGTTTCAATGCCAATTTCGAATACATTAATTACCGGAGGACAAAATTTATTTGGTGTAAAAACACAAATGCAGTTTGGTAAATTATCTGTTACCTCGGTTTTTTCTCAACAAAAAGGCGAAACCTCGGTAATAGAATTAGAAAACGGTGCAGAAGAAAATGAGTACGAGATTTCTGTAGATCAGTATGAAGCAAATCGACACTTTTTTCTTTCTAAATATTTTTACGATCATTATGATGAGGCTTTAGAAAATTTACCAGTAATTAACTCAGCAATTGCAATTAATAAAGTTGAGGTTTGGGTAACTAATAAAACCTCAAATTTTCAGGATTCGAGAAATTTAGTAGCCTTTGTTGATTTAGCAGAAGATGCTACAAATATTTATAATACTGCATTATTTTCGCAAACAGGATCGGAGAATCTTCCTAGTAATGATCTGAATAATGTTTACCAGCAAATGACAACTTCTTATGCTGGAATCAGGGATATTAATCAGGTAACAGGAACTTTATCGGGTTTAGCCCCAGGCTTTACCAGTGGAACCGATTATGAGAAAATAGAGAATGCTCGTAAACTTTCCGATTCGGAATATGCAATTAACGAAAAATTAGGATACATATCCTTAAATCAGGCTTTGAATGCCGATGAAGTTTTGGCAGTATCCTACGAGTATACTTACCGGGGACAAGTGTTTAGAGTTGGTGAATTTACTTCCGACGGAGTAAGTGCGCCCCAAACTCTTATCATGAAACTTTTAAAAGGAACCAATCTGAGTCCGAAGATGCCTACCTGGAAGTTAATGATGAAGAATATATATAACATTGGAGCTTATCAGGTTAACTCCGAGGATTTTGTATTAAATATTCTTTACCAAAACGATCAGGCTGGAACCAATGTTAATTATTTGCCCGAAGGAAATATTAAAAATGAGATCTTACTAAAAGTTTTAAATCTCGATGGTTTAAATTCTCAGTTAGATGTTGGTGCCGATGGTATGTTCGATTTTATAGAAGGCGTCACAATTTATAGCAGCAATGGTAGAGTTATATTTCCCGAAATTGAACCATTTGGTTCTTATTTACGAGAGAAAATTGGAAATAATGCAATTGCCGATAAGTATGTATTCGAAGAATTATACGAATTATCGCAGAACGAGGCACAACAAATGGCCGAGAGGAATAAATACTCTTTAAAAGGTACTTATAAATCATCAACTAGTTCCGAGATATCTTTAAATGCCCTTAATGTTGAACCAGGTTCTGTTACAGTAAAAGCAGGAGGTATAGAGTTAACCGAAAATATAGATTATACTGTTGACTATACCTTGGGTAGAGTTAAAATTATTAATCAGAGTTTATTGGAATCTAGTACAGCAATTACAATTGAATCGGAAAATAATTCACTTTTCAATATCCAAACCAAGACTTTGCTCGGACTTCAGATGGATTATGAGATAAACGACGATTTTAATCTGGGTGCTACGGTAATGCATCTTTCGGAGCAGCCACTAACACAAAAAGTAAATATTGGCGACGAACCAATTGCAAATACAATTTGGGGATTGAACGGTAGCTATCAAACCGAGTCGATGTTTTTAACTCGAATGATTGATAAACTTCCTTTTATTGAAACCAAAGAGCCTTCTAAAATTTCGGTAGAAGGGGAATTTGCACAATTATCTCCAGGACACAATAGTGCAATTGGTAGTTCGGGAACAGCTTATATAGATGATTTTGAGGGAACCCAAACTTCTATAGATATGAAAAGTTTAAGTTCCTGGGTTTTGGCAAGTACGCCTCAAAATAATTCTACTCAGTTTCCCGAAGGAAATTTAAATAACGATTTATCTTACGGATATAACCGTGCAAAATTAGCCTGGTATGTAATCGATCCATTATTTTTAAGAGATAATTCTTCTACGCCAGCTCATATAAAATCTGACAACGATCAGCAATCGAATCATTTTGTACGTGAAATTTACGAAGAGGAAATATGGCCTAATAAAGAGAGAGCTTCAGGTGTTCCCACCAATATCTCGGTTTTAAACCTTGCTTATTATCCAGAGGAGAAAGGTCCGTATAATTATGATGTTGATGGAGAACCGGGAATTTCTCAAGGTATGAATTTCGATGGTACATTAAAAGATCCCGAAAGTAGATGGGGAGGTATCATGCGTAGAATTGAAACCAACGATTTCGAAGCTGCCAATATAGCATATATCGAATTTTGGATGATGGACCCATTCGTTTACGACGAAAATCATAAAGGTGGTGATTTATATTTTAACCTGGGTAATGTTTCGGAAGACGTGCTTAGAGATTCACGAAAATCGTTTGAAAATGGTTTACCTACCGATGAAGATGTAACCTTAGTAGATAGTACCGTTTGGGGACGTGTTCCATTGGTACAGTCGCTTGTAAATGCTTTCGATAACAATACAAATTCCCGTAAATATCAGGATGTTGGTTTAGATGGATTATCGAGTGAAGATGAGCTTACTTATTTTAATGATTATGTGCAGGCAATTAGTTTATCACCCGATTTAGGTACAGGATCAGGTGCTTATTTAAATGCAATAAACGACCCTTCTAGTGATGATTACCATTACTTTAGAGGAAGCGATTATGATGCTGATGAAGTAGGAGTGCTCGATCGATATAAAAATTATAACGGACCAGAGGGAAACTCGCCAACATCAGATTTATCTTCAGAAAGTTATCCTACTTCAGCTACTACTTTGCCCGATGTTGAGGATATTAATCATGACAATACATTAAGCGAGAGCGAGGCATATTATCAATATAGAGTTCATCTTGAACCTAGTGAAATGGAAGTTGGAAATAACTTTATTACAGATAAAGTTACAAGTACTGTCGATTTAGAAAATGGTACCGAAGGAAGCGTTAACTGGTATCAGTTTAAGATTCCGGTAAACGAATTTGAAAATCAATTCGGTAATATTAGCGATTTTACATCCATTCGTTTCATAAGAATGTTCCTGAAAGATTTTGATGAGGAAGTAATAATGCGTTTTGCAACTCTCGATTTGGTGCGCGATGATTGGAGAAAGTACGAACAGGCAATTAATGACGACACAGATGATGTTATTGTTTCAGATGCTACTTTTGATATTCAGGCAATAAATATTGAAGAAAATGCATCAAAAGAACCTGTTAATTATGTATTGCCTCCGGGAATCGATAGAGTTGTAGATCCAAGTAACCCTCAATTAATTCAGCTAAACGAACAAGCTATATTATTAAAAGTTAACGAGCTCGAAAACGGAAAAGGTAAAGCTGCTTATAAAACTTTAAGCATGGACATTAGAAAGTATGGTAAACTTAAAATGGATGTGCATGCCGAAGAAATTGATGCTTATCCATTAAACGACAATGAGCTTACTGCTTTTATTCGTTTGGGATCGGATTATCAGGATAACTATTACGAATATGAAATTCCTTTAAAGTTAACTCCTGGTGGAGTATATGATGGAGATAGCGATGAGGATAGATTGGCAGTATGGCCAGATGAGAATAGGTTCGATTTTGAATTGAAATTGTTTCAAACCATTAAGCAATTAAGAAATGATGCCATGAGAGCTTCAGGTTCTATAATTGATTATACAACGGTTTACGACAGAACAGTTGAAGAACTTTCAAGCGATTCTGATCCAATTAAGGATGGTCATCGAGTTAGAATTAAGGGTAATCCTAGTTTGGCCAATGTTAAAACTGTAATGATTGGTATTAAAAATCCAACTGAAGATATTACAGGAATGGAAGATGAATTACCAAAATCGGTAGAGGTGTGGATGAATGAATTGCGTTTAACCGATTTTGATGAAGATGGTGGCTGGGCTGCGAATCTTAGAGTAACAACTAAATTGGCCGATTTAGGAACCGTAACCTGGGCAGGAAGTAAAATAACTTCGGGCTTTGGAGGTATCGAAGATGGTGTAAATGAACGTTACGAAGACGATATATTCCAATATGATTTATCAGCAAGTTTAGAGTTGGGTAAGTTTTTTCCGGAAAAATCGGGCGTAAAAATTCCATTGTATTATGCAATTTCAGAAGAAACAATAAGTCCGGAATACAATCCTTTAGATCCTGATATTCCACTTGATGTTGCCTTAGATAATGCAGATACTAAAGCCGAAAGAGATTCTATTAAGCACATTTCGCAAGAATATACCAAGCGTAAAAGTTTTAATCTTACCAATGTAAGAATCGAGAAAAAGGAAGGTAAATCGAAATTACTTGATGTATCTAATTTGTCTTTAACTTATTCGTATAATGAAACTTATGCCAGAGATGTAAATACGGTTCGCGATTTAGAGAAAAATTATCGTGGTGTAGTAAGTTATAATTATACAAATCGACCTAAAATTGTACAACCATTTAAGAAAGTTAAAACACTACAAAAACCAGTGTTTAGATTATTAAAAGATTTTAATTTTTATTATCTGCCAACACAACTTTCTTTTAGATCCGATTTGCAGAGATATTATCATGAAATTGAAAATAGAAATATCGAGGAACCAGGGTTAAAAATAGATCCTTCTTACGATAAAGATTTTATTTGGTACAGATACTACGACTTAAAATATAATCTTACAAAAGGATTAAAATTCGACTTTTCGGCTACTAATACTTCTCGTATCGACGAGCCCGATGGAATTGTAGATAAAGATAGAGATAGAGATGCTTATGATATTTGGAAAGATTCTATTTGGAATAATTTAATGGATGGAGGTAGAAATATTAAGTATCATCATAACTTTAATCTTACCTATACATTACCAATAAATAAGATTCCATTATTTAACTGGACTTCGCTTAATGCGCGTTATGCCGGTGCTTATGATTGGAATGCAGGTGCGGTTACAGCCGATAGTATCGAGTTAGGAAATACCATTCGTAATTCCAATAATATTCAGTTAAATGGTCAGCTAAAAATGGTGAGCTTATACAATAAAATAGGTTTCCTGAAAAAAATAAATCGAAAATACGACTCGAATCGAAAATACAAGACAAAGACAAAAGCATATAAAAAAGTTAATTATGAAGGTAAGCTTGAAAAATTAAAAGCCGGAGTTCCCGTATCGATATATCATAAATTATTAACTCAGGATATTGCAGTTAAAGTTTACGATAAACAAGGTAAGGAGGTAAAAGTAAAAGTAAAACCAGTAACCGGAAATAGAGCTAAAATTACAGCTTCGCGTAGTGTAGAAGATGTTAGGGTTCGTGTAACCGGAAAGGTGTCGGAGAAAGATGGAATATTTACCGTAATAGGAGAAAAATTTCTTAGAACTTTAATGAGTGTAAGAAATATTAGTATTAACTATTCCGAAATTAATTCGAGTACTTTATACGGTTATTTGCCTGAAACAAATTATTTTGGTGGCGAAACTTTTAATGGTTCCAAAGCTCCCGGATTTAATTTCTTAGTTGGCAGACAGGATAAGAATTTTGCACGACGAGCTGCTGATAATGGATGGATTACAACCGATGAAACACTAAATGAGCCTTATGTGATGACTCATACTGAAAATTTATCGGTACGAAGTACAATTGAACCTGTAAAAGGATTAAAAATTGATTTAACAGCCAATAGAAACTATTCCCGAAACAGAAGCGAGTACTATGTTTATGATAGCGATAATGCTAGTTTTTCAAATGAAAACTTGGTAAAATCAGGAAACTTCAGTATGAGTTTTATGAGTTTAAAATCAGCATTTTTCACTATCGGAAATACAGGAGATTATTCTTCGGAGTATTTCGATAAGTTTCTTGAAAATAGAAAGGTGGAATCTTTGCGATTGGCTCAAGAAAGATACGGAGCATCTGTTGAATCTTATGCATTGCTCGATGAGAATGGAGAGGAAACAGGTTTTTACGAAGGTTATGGAACAACATCGCAAGAGGTTTTAATCCCAGCTTTCTTAAAAGCTTATGGTAGTGGCGGAAGTGGTTATAATAAGCTATTTCCAGGAATTGATAAAATGATGCCTAACTGGAGGGTTACTTTTGAAGGATTATCAAAACTTCCTTTCATAAAACGATACTTTAAATCGATTAATTTAAGTCATGCATATACCTCAACTTATGATGTAGGATCTTACAATACCAATTTAACTTACGAATCCGATATGGATGGATTTAGTATGATTAGAGATATGTCGGACAACTTTCTTCCGCTTTACGAAGCCAATTCAATATCTATTAACGAACAGTTTAATCCGTTAGTTAATGTTGATATGATTTGGAAGAACAATTTTTCAACCAGTTTTGAAATTAAACGTACCCGAAACTTAATACTTAGTCTTTCGAACACTCAACTTACCGAAGTTGCCTCTAACGAAGTTATTTTTGGTTTAGGATATCGTTTCGATAATTTTGGTATGATTATAGGTTCCGGATCGAGACAAAAGAAATTTAATTCCGATTTAAATTTACGCGGAGATTTATCAATTCGCAAAAACAGTACTATTATTCGAAAAATTGTTGATGAAGTAGATCAGTTAACATCCGGACAAAAAGTAGTTACTCTAAAATTAAGTGCCGATTATGTTTTAAGTAACCGTTTTAATTTAAGATTGTATTATGATCGTATTGTGAATACACCTTATGTATCGCTTTCGTATCCTACAACAACTACCGAGTTTGGTGCCAGTATAAGATTTACATTGGCAAACTAA
- the ruvA gene encoding Holliday junction branch migration protein RuvA, translated as MFEYIKGDLADLNPTSAVIDNNGIGYYLNISLNTYSKLSGYKTVQLYLHQVIRDDAHILFGFIDVKEREIFRLLISVSGVGANTARMMLSSLSPSEIQTAILSNNVKTLQGVKGIGAKSAQRIIIELKDKLAKDSDISEISLQQDNTSKDEALSALVMLGFAKNSVTKVVDKIYKANPESSVEELIKLALKQL; from the coding sequence ATGTTTGAGTATATAAAAGGAGATCTTGCTGATCTAAATCCTACATCTGCAGTAATCGATAACAATGGAATTGGTTATTATCTTAATATTTCGTTGAATACCTATTCTAAATTATCAGGATATAAAACGGTTCAATTATACCTTCATCAGGTAATTCGTGATGATGCCCATATTTTATTTGGATTTATAGATGTAAAAGAGAGAGAGATTTTTCGTCTTTTAATTTCTGTATCTGGAGTTGGGGCTAATACTGCTCGCATGATGCTGTCTTCGCTAAGTCCTTCAGAAATTCAAACCGCAATTTTATCAAATAATGTAAAAACATTACAGGGTGTAAAAGGAATTGGTGCCAAATCAGCGCAACGAATTATAATCGAATTGAAAGATAAGCTGGCAAAAGATTCTGATATATCTGAAATTTCGCTTCAGCAAGACAATACAAGTAAGGATGAAGCGTTATCAGCATTAGTAATGTTAGGTTTTGCAAAAAATTCTGTAACAAAAGTGGTCGATAAAATATATAAGGCAAATCCTGAATCAAGTGTTGAGGAATTAATAAAACTTGCGTTGAAACAATTGTAA
- the pdxA gene encoding 4-hydroxythreonine-4-phosphate dehydrogenase PdxA: MKNTKIKVGITHGDINGIGYEVIIKSLIDNRIFDICTPIIYGSPKVAAYHRKALNIDNFSLNNIKEAKEAHPKRANIINCVDENIKVELGKSSRSAGNSAFQALEAAVADLKKGAIDVLVTAPINKKNIQSKDFEFPGHTEYLESKLESGKSLMLLLSDKLRVGVVAGHVPIVDVPKKITKEAILEKLSILNTSLLKDFGIQRPKIAVLSLNPHAGDDGLIGMEEKEIINPALDEARKNSIMALGPFPADGFFGSDDYKKFDAILAMYHDQGLAPFKALAFDSGVNFTAGLSGIRTSPAHGTAYAIAGTNVASETSFREAMYLAIDIHKNRALYEEANKNPMKPTENVKNFQ, from the coding sequence ATGAAAAATACTAAAATAAAAGTTGGAATAACGCATGGTGATATTAATGGAATTGGTTATGAAGTGATTATTAAATCGCTGATAGATAATCGTATTTTTGATATTTGTACGCCAATAATTTACGGATCGCCAAAAGTTGCAGCTTATCATCGTAAGGCTCTTAATATTGATAATTTTAGCTTGAACAATATTAAAGAGGCAAAAGAAGCTCATCCGAAAAGAGCCAACATTATTAATTGTGTTGATGAGAATATAAAAGTAGAATTAGGAAAATCGAGCCGAAGTGCAGGAAATTCAGCTTTTCAAGCTTTAGAGGCTGCCGTAGCTGATTTAAAAAAGGGTGCTATAGATGTTTTAGTGACAGCACCTATTAACAAAAAAAATATTCAATCTAAAGATTTCGAATTTCCAGGTCATACCGAATATTTAGAAAGCAAATTGGAATCTGGAAAATCATTAATGCTTTTGTTAAGCGACAAGCTTCGTGTTGGAGTTGTAGCCGGTCATGTACCTATTGTTGATGTTCCGAAAAAGATTACCAAAGAAGCAATTTTAGAAAAACTAAGTATTTTAAATACATCTCTTTTAAAAGATTTTGGTATTCAAAGACCAAAAATAGCAGTTCTTAGTTTAAATCCGCATGCAGGAGACGATGGCTTAATAGGAATGGAAGAGAAAGAAATTATTAATCCGGCATTAGACGAAGCAAGAAAAAATAGCATTATGGCCTTAGGTCCATTTCCTGCAGATGGCTTTTTTGGATCTGATGATTATAAAAAATTTGATGCCATTCTTGCAATGTATCACGATCAGGGATTAGCACCTTTTAAAGCTCTTGCTTTCGATTCAGGAGTTAACTTTACTGCAGGGTTGTCGGGCATAAGAACTTCGCCGGCTCATGGAACTGCCTATGCTATTGCAGGAACTAATGTTGCTTCCGAAACTTCTTTTCGTGAAGCAATGTATTTAGCAATAGATATTCATAAAAACAGAGCCCTTTACGAGGAAGCAAATAAAAATCCGATGAAGCCAACTGAGAATGTGAAAAATTTCCAATAA
- a CDS encoding leucyl aminopeptidase — protein sequence MKLELINFDISVESDNLLYLSNTENYKNLPLAKAELQYLTKQVADNDAIVEINQYHRKVFVYVSNCKEPTYKEFEKMRKLGYSLHAKLQESKISELIIVDHIALKDVMLPLVEGLSLSNYQFIKYLKDTSKVKHYLTKLQIQTKNICKEDLDELDAVCKGVKYARELVNEPLSYLTAKKLSEEIQEMGKESGFNVDVLEMNKIQSLKMGGLLAVNKGSIDDPTFSILEWKPENARNKAPIVLVGKGIVYDTGGLSLKPTKDSMDLMKSDMGGAASVAGALYAIAKAKLPVHVIGLIPATDNRPSGNAYAPGDIITMHNGLTVEVLNTDAEGRLILADALSYAKKYNPEFVIDLATLTGAAEVAIGKYGLVAMGNEESSENMASLKKSGYNVYERIVEFPFWDEYGELIKSDIADLQNMGGRNGGAITAGKFLEHFTDYPWVHIDIAGPAFLGACDNYRGKGGTGTGVRLLFDFIKNYQS from the coding sequence ATGAAATTAGAACTCATAAATTTCGATATATCAGTAGAATCTGATAATTTACTCTATTTATCAAACACCGAAAATTATAAAAACTTACCCTTGGCAAAAGCCGAGCTTCAATACCTTACCAAACAGGTTGCCGATAATGATGCCATAGTTGAGATTAATCAATATCACCGTAAGGTATTTGTGTATGTGTCGAATTGTAAAGAACCTACTTATAAAGAATTTGAGAAAATGCGTAAGCTCGGATATAGTCTTCATGCTAAGCTTCAGGAAAGTAAAATTTCTGAACTTATTATTGTTGACCATATTGCTTTAAAAGATGTTATGTTGCCTTTAGTTGAAGGACTTTCGCTAAGTAATTATCAGTTTATAAAATATTTAAAGGATACCAGCAAGGTAAAGCATTATCTTACTAAGCTTCAAATTCAGACTAAGAATATCTGTAAAGAAGATTTAGATGAATTGGATGCTGTTTGTAAAGGCGTTAAATATGCTCGTGAGCTGGTTAATGAACCTTTAAGTTATCTTACGGCAAAAAAATTAAGCGAAGAGATCCAGGAAATGGGTAAAGAATCGGGCTTTAATGTTGATGTGTTGGAAATGAATAAAATACAGAGTCTGAAAATGGGAGGCTTGCTTGCTGTAAATAAAGGAAGTATAGATGATCCTACATTTTCTATTCTAGAATGGAAGCCTGAAAATGCACGTAATAAAGCACCAATTGTATTGGTAGGTAAAGGTATTGTTTATGATACAGGAGGCTTAAGTTTAAAGCCAACCAAAGATAGCATGGATCTTATGAAATCGGATATGGGAGGTGCAGCTTCTGTTGCCGGAGCTTTGTATGCCATAGCAAAAGCAAAATTACCTGTGCATGTAATTGGTTTAATTCCAGCTACCGATAATCGCCCAAGTGGAAATGCTTACGCTCCTGGCGATATTATTACAATGCATAATGGCTTAACAGTAGAAGTATTAAATACCGATGCCGAAGGGCGTTTGATATTGGCAGATGCTTTAAGTTATGCCAAAAAATACAATCCCGAATTTGTTATCGATTTGGCTACTCTTACCGGAGCAGCCGAAGTGGCAATAGGAAAATACGGATTGGTAGCAATGGGTAACGAGGAAAGCTCAGAAAATATGGCTAGTCTTAAAAAATCTGGTTATAATGTTTACGAACGTATTGTTGAGTTCCCTTTTTGGGATGAATACGGTGAATTGATTAAATCGGATATTGCAGATCTTCAAAATATGGGAGGCAGAAATGGAGGTGCAATAACAGCAGGAAAATTTTTGGAGCATTTTACCGATTATCCTTGGGTACATATCGATATTGCTGGACCTGCATTTTTAGGAGCTTGTGATAATTACCGAGGTAAAGGTGGAACAGGAACGGGTGTACGTTTACTATTCGATTTTATTAAAAATTATCAATCATAA